In the genome of Raphanus sativus cultivar WK10039 chromosome 4, ASM80110v3, whole genome shotgun sequence, one region contains:
- the LOC108855905 gene encoding malate dehydrogenase 1, peroxisomal, which yields MDANQRIARISAHLNPPNLDKNGSGSDLRRVGCRAKGGSPGFKVAILGAAGGIGQPLAMLMKMNPLVSLLHLYDVANAPGVTADISHMDTSAIVRGFLGQPQLEEALTGMDLVIIPAGVPRKPGMTRDDLFNINAGIVRTLSEAIAKCCPKAIVNIISNPVNSTVPIAAEVFKKAGTFDPKKLMGVTMLDVVRANTFVAEVMSLDPREVDVPVVGGHAGVTILPLLSQVKPPCSFTQKEIEYLTDRIQNGGTEVVEAKAGAGSATLSMAYAAVKFADACLRGLRGDANIVECAFVASHVTELPFFASKVRLGRCGVDEVYGLGPLNEYERMGLEKAKKELGGSIAKGVTFVKK from the exons ATGGATGCAAACCAACGAATCGCAAGAATCTCTGCTCATCTCAACCCTCCTAATCTCGATAAG AATGGTTCCGGGTCGGATCTGAGACGGGTGGGTTGTCGGGCAAAAGGCGGGTCTCCCGGATTCAAAGTGGCGATACTTGGAGCAGCGGGAGGGATAGGACAGCCACTAGCGATGTTGATGAAGATGAATCCTCTGGTCTCGCTTCTCCATCTCTACGACGTTGCTAACGCTCCTGGTGTCACCGCTGATATTAGTCACATGGACACTAGTGCCATC GTTCGTGGATTTCTCGGGCAACCGCAGTTAGAGGAGGCACTCACGGGTATGGATCTAGTGATTATACCAGCTGGAGTTCCGAGGAAGCCAGGGATGACGAGGGATGATCTTTTCAACATCAACGCCGGCATTGTCAGGACGCTCTCCGAAGCTATAGCCAAGTGCTGTCCCAAAGCGATTGTGAATATCATCAGTAATCCGGTGAACTCCACGGTGCCGATCGCAGCGGAGGTTTTCAAGAAAGCTGGTACTTTTGATCCGAAGAAACTCATGGGAGTCACCATGCTTGATGTTGTTAGAGCTAATACTTTTGTG GCGGAAGTAATGAGTCTTGATCCTCGAGAAGTTGATGTTCCAGTTGTTGGAGGACACGCAGGAGTTACAATCTTGCCTCTGCTTTCTCAG GTGAAACCTCCTTGCTCTTTCACTCAGAAAGAGATTGAATATCTCACAGACCGCATCCAAAATGGTGGCACTGAAGTTGTCGAG GCAAAAGCTGGTGCAGGTTCTGCAACACTATCAATG GCTTACGCAGCAGTGAAGTTTGCAGATGCTTGTCTCAGGGGTCTACGAGGCGATGCAAACATTGTCGAGTGTGCATTTGTGGCATCTCAT GTGACTGAGCTTCCCTTCTTCGCATCAAAGGTGCGTCTAGGAAGATGTGGGGTAGATGAAGTGTACGGTCTCGGACCATTGAACGAATACGAGAG GATGGGATTAGAGAAGGCAAAGAAAGAGCTTGGAGGGAGTATTGCGAAAGGTGTTACCTTTGTCAAGAAGTAG